In Methylovirgula sp., a single genomic region encodes these proteins:
- a CDS encoding AAA family ATPase, with product MGAQIANQDDIFAFLASPATYGFDQSQQNSIKRIDTHGAVVFLAGTEAYKLKRAVFFPFMDFSTLEKRRAACENEIRVNRENAPDIYLGTLPIRRTDKGLHLGGEEGDIVEWAVHTRRFDDESTLDKLAARGALDLGVAADLAESVSAAHARADRSDLETTQRFHNWMIDTLDGLAGAPIFAPNDVAALRSSFLAAYSATAALLKQREAQGKVRRCHGDVHLRNIVLENGKPILFDAIEFDDLLATIDILYDLAFVLMDFWQRGLHAHANLLFNRYLWRAPELEEELEGLAALPMFLALRAAIRARVVAALSDIADADHSAEAKSFFAASVAFLCSEPVRLVAVGGLSGTGKSTLATALAGAIGRAPGAVHLRSDIERKRLRGVSEYERLAPDAYAPEVTTRVYDRLLDLAETALRAGQSVIVDAVHAKEDERIALAALAKKLGVPFTGLWLDAPVETLVARVEARQHDASDANAAVVRQQTTLALGAIEWTRLDASQGSDVLLGQAQAALNPPAAE from the coding sequence ATGGGCGCGCAAATTGCCAATCAGGACGACATATTCGCGTTTCTCGCGAGCCCCGCGACCTACGGCTTTGATCAGTCACAACAAAATTCGATAAAGCGCATCGACACGCATGGCGCTGTGGTGTTTCTCGCGGGCACTGAAGCCTATAAGCTCAAGCGCGCCGTCTTCTTTCCTTTCATGGATTTCTCGACGCTGGAGAAGCGTCGCGCAGCTTGCGAAAACGAAATTCGTGTCAATCGCGAGAATGCGCCGGACATTTATCTCGGAACCCTGCCGATCCGTCGTACAGACAAGGGGCTGCACCTCGGCGGCGAGGAAGGAGACATCGTCGAATGGGCGGTGCACACGCGTCGCTTCGATGACGAGAGCACGCTCGACAAACTTGCTGCGCGTGGGGCACTCGATCTAGGCGTCGCTGCCGACCTTGCCGAAAGCGTTTCCGCCGCTCACGCGCGTGCGGACCGCAGCGATCTCGAGACGACGCAGCGATTTCATAACTGGATGATCGACACGCTCGACGGTCTCGCCGGCGCACCAATTTTTGCGCCGAATGACGTTGCGGCTCTCAGATCGAGCTTTCTTGCGGCCTATTCCGCCACCGCCGCGTTGCTCAAACAGCGGGAGGCGCAAGGGAAGGTGCGGCGCTGCCATGGTGACGTTCACCTGCGCAATATCGTTCTCGAAAACGGCAAGCCGATCCTGTTCGACGCCATCGAATTCGACGACCTGCTGGCGACGATCGATATTCTTTATGACCTTGCCTTCGTACTGATGGACTTCTGGCAGCGCGGCCTCCACGCCCATGCCAATCTCTTGTTCAACCGCTATTTGTGGCGCGCGCCTGAACTTGAGGAGGAGCTTGAGGGACTGGCCGCGCTGCCGATGTTTCTGGCATTGCGGGCGGCGATCCGCGCTCGGGTTGTCGCCGCACTCTCAGACATTGCCGATGCAGATCACAGCGCCGAGGCGAAGAGCTTTTTCGCTGCTTCGGTGGCGTTCCTGTGTTCCGAACCGGTCCGGCTCGTGGCAGTCGGCGGTCTGTCGGGGACCGGCAAGAGCACGCTCGCCACTGCGCTTGCCGGCGCCATCGGCCGGGCGCCGGGCGCGGTGCATCTGCGTAGCGACATCGAGCGCAAGCGGCTCCGTGGCGTCAGCGAATACGAAAGGTTGGCCCCGGATGCCTATGCGCCGGAGGTGACGACGCGGGTTTATGACCGCCTGCTCGATCTGGCCGAGACCGCTTTGCGCGCCGGCCAGAGCGTCATCGTCGACGCCGTTCATGCCAAAGAGGACGAGCGGATCGCTTTAGCGGCGCTCGCCAAAAAACTCGGCGTGCCTTTTACAGGCCTGTGGCTCGACGCGCCGGTCGAGACCCTTGTCGCGCGTGTTGAAGCGCGCCAGCACGATGCTTCCGACGCCAATGCAGCTGTTGTCCGGCAGCAAACGACATTGGCGTTGGGCGCAATTGAATGGACGCGGCTCGATGCGAGTCAGGGTTCTGACGTCCTGCTCGGGCAAGCGCAGGCCGCACTCAATCCTCCTGCGGCGGAATAA
- a CDS encoding IS5 family transposase: MRGSDEGSGQLFSYVDLEARVRRDHPLRVIRAIANEALGALAADFAALYSKVGRPSIPPERLLRAMLLQAFYSVRSERQLMERLDTDLLFRWFVGLAIDDPVWDATVFSKNRDRLLDGAIAAKFLAAVLAQPRVKRLISSDHFSVDGTLIEAWASMKSFKPKDDSGDQPPSGPGRNAEADFKGEKRSNETHASTTDPEARLYRKGPGMEAKLAFLGHALMENRCGLIVDACLTPANGHGERIAALAMIEPRADRPKAITLGADKGYDAADFVNELRTMNVRPHIAQNISGRRSTIDRRTTRHQAYSASQRIRKRIEEAFGWMKTIAGQRKTKFRGVDRVGWAFAFAAAAYNLVRLPKLIEEMTP; this comes from the coding sequence ATGCGCGGCAGTGACGAAGGTTCGGGACAGCTTTTCAGTTATGTTGATCTGGAGGCGCGGGTGCGCCGTGATCATCCGTTGCGAGTGATCCGCGCGATCGCCAACGAGGCGCTCGGAGCCCTGGCGGCGGATTTCGCGGCGCTCTATTCGAAGGTCGGCCGTCCGTCGATCCCGCCGGAACGGCTGCTGCGGGCGATGCTGTTGCAGGCTTTCTATTCAGTTCGCTCGGAACGCCAGTTGATGGAGCGATTGGATACCGACTTGCTGTTTCGTTGGTTTGTCGGGCTCGCCATTGACGATCCGGTGTGGGATGCGACGGTGTTTTCCAAGAACCGCGATCGTCTGCTCGATGGGGCGATCGCCGCGAAGTTCCTCGCCGCCGTGCTGGCCCAGCCGCGCGTCAAAAGGCTGATCTCGTCGGATCATTTCTCCGTCGATGGCACGCTGATCGAGGCTTGGGCCTCGATGAAAAGCTTCAAGCCGAAGGACGATTCAGGGGATCAGCCGCCGTCAGGTCCTGGCCGCAACGCCGAGGCGGATTTCAAGGGTGAGAAGCGCTCGAACGAGACACATGCCTCGACCACTGACCCCGAGGCCCGACTTTATCGCAAGGGGCCGGGCATGGAAGCAAAACTCGCTTTCCTCGGCCACGCCTTGATGGAGAACCGTTGCGGCCTCATCGTCGATGCCTGTCTCACGCCCGCCAACGGCCATGGCGAACGCATCGCGGCGCTGGCCATGATCGAGCCGCGCGCCGATCGGCCAAAAGCCATCACGCTCGGCGCCGACAAGGGTTATGACGCGGCCGATTTCGTCAATGAACTGCGAACCATGAATGTGCGTCCGCACATCGCGCAAAATATCAGCGGCCGGCGTTCAACCATCGACCGGCGAACAACGCGCCATCAGGCCTATTCGGCGAGCCAGCGCATTCGTAAACGGATCGAGGAGGCCTTTGGTTGGATGAAGACCATCGCCGGGCAGCGCAAGACAAAGTTTCGCGGCGTCGATCGCGTGGGCTGGGCCTTCGCCTTCGCCGCCGCAGCCTACAACCTCGTCAGACTACCGAAATTGATTGAGGAGATGACACCATGA
- the serB gene encoding phosphoserine phosphatase SerB, with protein sequence MLSVATLVSPPGLAALDDRTLQNVARSIPGVEQTAWLDARIAADIFFDAPASAGLLGALRAGLAETRIDIFVQPVAHRRKKLLLADMDSTMIEQECLDELADFAGLRDHVAPITTRAMRGEIAFEPALRERVALLTGLDIGVIDEIVASRITLTPGAKMLVATMRAHGAFSVLVSGGFTAFTEKIAAMIGFDDHMANVLGVAGGKLTGHVEEPVLGRAAKREILEELCRRRDISAEDVIAVGDGANDLDMLESAGLGVAFHAKPLVAAAAQARVVYGDLTALLYAQGYSRVSFVA encoded by the coding sequence ATGCTGAGTGTCGCTACTCTCGTCTCCCCTCCCGGCCTGGCGGCCTTGGATGACCGGACTTTGCAGAATGTTGCCCGGTCAATTCCCGGTGTCGAGCAAACCGCGTGGCTCGACGCGCGCATCGCTGCCGACATCTTCTTCGACGCACCCGCCTCCGCGGGACTCCTAGGCGCGCTGCGGGCCGGACTTGCAGAGACACGCATCGACATCTTCGTGCAGCCCGTCGCCCACCGGCGCAAAAAACTCCTCCTCGCCGATATGGACTCGACGATGATCGAACAGGAATGCCTCGACGAGCTGGCCGATTTTGCCGGGCTGCGGGACCACGTCGCGCCGATCACCACCCGTGCCATGCGCGGGGAGATCGCTTTCGAGCCGGCACTGCGCGAGCGGGTCGCGCTGCTGACGGGCCTCGACATTGGCGTGATCGATGAAATCGTCGCCAGCCGTATTACACTGACCCCCGGCGCCAAAATGCTCGTCGCCACGATGCGTGCGCACGGCGCCTTTAGCGTTCTCGTCTCTGGCGGGTTTACCGCCTTTACCGAAAAAATCGCCGCGATGATCGGCTTTGACGACCATATGGCCAATGTCCTCGGCGTCGCCGGGGGCAAATTGACTGGGCATGTCGAAGAGCCAGTCCTTGGCCGCGCGGCAAAACGCGAAATTCTCGAAGAGCTGTGCCGAAGGCGCGATATTTCAGCCGAAGATGTCATCGCGGTGGGCGATGGCGCCAACGATCTCGACATGCTCGAAAGCGCCGGTTTGGGCGTCGCTTTCCACGCCAAGCCATTGGTCGCAGCGGCAGCGCAAGCCCGCGTCGTCTACGGTGACCTCACTGCCCTGCTCTACGCGCAAGGCTATTCGCGCGTGAGTTTCGTGGCCTGA
- a CDS encoding aminotransferase class V-fold PLP-dependent enzyme encodes MSNKPRSPGRHFLQIPGPTPIPDRVLRAIDQPVVDHRGPVFQKLSKRVLEKVKAPFKTKNPVIIFPSSGTGGWEAALVNTLSPGDKVLMFETGQFASLWNTMAKSLGLKPEFIESDWRIGADPAQLKERLKADKNHEIKAVCIVHNETASGTTSPLQEIREVLNELKHPALYFVDAVSSLASIDLRHDEWGIDVTIAGSQKGLMLPAGLGFNAVSQKALEASKTSKFAKSYWSWADMLGANASGFFPYTPATNLLYGLDVALDMLEEEGYDRVFARHKRHAEATRRAVVAWGLEVLCKDPKYYSPVVTSVLLPPGHDADAFRALALDHFDISLGTGLGRVAGKVFRIGHLADTNDLTILGALSGVEMTLELAGIPHKKGGVQAALNYIAEQTRDHSHKLAAAE; translated from the coding sequence ATGAGCAACAAGCCGCGGAGCCCCGGCCGCCATTTCCTGCAAATTCCAGGCCCGACGCCGATCCCGGATCGCGTGCTGCGCGCGATCGATCAGCCGGTCGTCGATCATCGCGGTCCGGTGTTCCAGAAGTTGTCGAAGCGGGTGCTCGAAAAGGTCAAGGCTCCCTTCAAGACCAAGAATCCGGTCATCATTTTCCCGTCGTCGGGCACCGGCGGCTGGGAAGCCGCGCTCGTCAACACCCTGTCGCCCGGTGACAAGGTGCTCATGTTCGAAACTGGCCAGTTCGCGTCGCTGTGGAACACGATGGCCAAGAGCCTCGGCCTCAAGCCGGAGTTCATCGAATCCGATTGGCGCATCGGTGCCGACCCGGCTCAGCTCAAGGAACGCCTCAAGGCCGACAAGAACCACGAGATCAAGGCGGTCTGTATCGTCCATAACGAAACGGCCAGCGGCACGACCTCGCCCTTGCAGGAAATCCGCGAGGTTCTCAACGAGTTGAAGCACCCGGCGCTGTACTTCGTTGATGCCGTCTCGTCGCTCGCATCGATCGACCTGCGTCACGACGAATGGGGCATCGACGTCACCATCGCCGGCTCGCAGAAGGGCCTGATGCTCCCAGCCGGTCTCGGCTTCAATGCTGTGAGCCAGAAGGCGCTCGAAGCTTCGAAGACCTCGAAGTTCGCGAAGTCCTATTGGTCCTGGGCCGACATGCTCGGCGCCAATGCCAGCGGCTTTTTCCCCTATACGCCGGCGACGAACCTGCTTTATGGCCTCGACGTTGCGCTCGATATGCTTGAAGAGGAGGGCTACGATCGCGTCTTCGCCCGCCACAAGCGCCATGCAGAAGCGACCCGCCGCGCCGTGGTTGCGTGGGGTCTCGAAGTCCTCTGCAAGGACCCGAAGTACTATTCGCCTGTCGTGACCTCGGTCCTGTTGCCGCCGGGCCATGATGCTGATGCGTTCCGTGCCCTTGCGCTCGATCACTTCGACATTTCGCTTGGCACCGGCCTTGGCCGCGTTGCGGGCAAGGTGTTCCGCATCGGTCATCTTGCCGATACCAACGACCTGACGATCCTCGGCGCTCTCAGCGGTGTCGAGATGACGCTTGAGCTCGCTGGTATTCCGCACAAGAAGGGCGGCGTCCAGGCGGCGCTCAACTACATCGCCGAGCAGACGCGCGATCATTCGCACAAGCTCGCAGCGGCGGAATAA